Proteins encoded together in one Neobacillus sp. FSL H8-0543 window:
- a CDS encoding sensor histidine kinase — protein sequence MMEQPTNNQQISSYIIHSQEEEIKRISQELHEGVGQNLYSILTGLQFVQSSTKQQHLKNYLHEMTELLEKNIQEIRLLSVELHPPTLTTLGLLPAIKSYIKLYTSTFGILVDLNSTGEERQLPERHRIAVFRVCQEALTNIAKYADTSEVKIDFYWGEYELNMCICDFGQGFKAEETDNTLGISAMKERMHLTGGTCDISSTIGEGTTIEISLPY from the coding sequence ATGATGGAGCAACCAACAAATAACCAGCAAATAAGCTCATACATTATACATTCACAGGAAGAAGAGATTAAACGGATTTCCCAAGAGCTCCATGAAGGGGTTGGCCAAAATCTCTATAGCATCTTAACTGGATTACAATTCGTTCAATCAAGTACCAAACAGCAGCATTTAAAGAATTATTTACATGAAATGACAGAGTTACTTGAAAAAAACATTCAGGAGATTAGGCTTCTATCTGTTGAATTGCATCCGCCTACCCTTACAACACTTGGATTACTTCCAGCGATTAAGAGCTATATTAAGCTATATACCTCTACATTTGGAATTCTTGTTGATTTGAACTCAACTGGAGAGGAAAGGCAACTTCCCGAGAGACACCGGATTGCTGTTTTTCGCGTCTGCCAGGAAGCACTAACTAATATTGCCAAGTATGCAGATACATCTGAAGTAAAAATTGATTTTTATTGGGGAGAATATGAACTAAATATGTGTATTTGTGATTTTGGTCAAGGATTTAAAGCAGAAGAGACAGATAATACTCTAGGTATTTCGGCCATGAAGGAACGGATGCATCTAACTGGCGGAACGTGTGATATTTCCTCTACAATAGGAGAAGGAACAACGATTGAAATTTCTCTTCCCTATTGA
- a CDS encoding response regulator transcription factor, producing the protein MIRILLVDDHAVVRMGLTMLLNNHPDMQVIGEASEGNEGIKKALKLKPNVVVMDLSMPHGKDGLSATAELKKLMPEVNILILTMHDDEEYLFRAVQAGASGCILKSAPHDELMSAIESVALGDAYLHPAATKRLMEEYLASTKHGNNDTFNLLSDREKEVLTLVAKGYANKEIAEQLVISVKTVETHKGNLMEKLQMKTRPELVEYALKKGLLGYGM; encoded by the coding sequence TTGATAAGAATTCTCTTGGTGGATGATCATGCTGTTGTAAGAATGGGTCTGACGATGCTACTGAATAATCACCCGGATATGCAAGTGATAGGTGAAGCCTCAGAAGGAAATGAAGGTATAAAAAAGGCGCTAAAGCTAAAACCAAATGTTGTCGTTATGGATTTAAGTATGCCGCACGGAAAGGACGGATTGTCAGCTACTGCCGAGTTAAAAAAGCTCATGCCAGAAGTAAACATTCTAATTCTGACCATGCATGATGATGAAGAGTACTTATTTAGAGCGGTCCAAGCAGGTGCTTCAGGATGCATTTTAAAAAGTGCCCCGCATGATGAATTAATGTCAGCAATTGAATCGGTAGCCCTTGGTGACGCATATCTTCATCCAGCAGCAACTAAACGATTAATGGAAGAATATTTAGCCAGTACGAAGCATGGAAATAATGATACCTTTAATCTGTTATCAGACCGAGAAAAAGAAGTGTTAACACTCGTTGCAAAAGGTTATGCAAACAAAGAGATTGCCGAGCAGTTAGTCATAAGTGTAAAAACGGTTGAAACTCATAAAGGAAACTTAATGGAAAAACTCCAAATGAAAACCCGACCCGAATTGGTTGAATACGCATTAAAAAAGGGGTTATTAGGATATGGAATGTAA
- a CDS encoding GAF domain-containing protein: protein MSEIKELQAVSNVCNQLKKAAGCEFVALALQNEAGPDVRWHFAAGNLNDKYKRITVRFGKGIAGKIISSGSPMEMVDFPNDIIGKITDHPIMLAEKLVSTYAVPLFFNAVPKGVLLIGNREKHIFSERSHELVKESAHLLEQILKSHILRL from the coding sequence ATGTCTGAAATAAAGGAACTGCAGGCCGTTAGTAACGTATGTAATCAATTAAAAAAAGCAGCCGGCTGTGAGTTTGTTGCCCTTGCCCTGCAAAATGAAGCAGGCCCTGATGTCAGATGGCACTTTGCAGCAGGCAACTTGAATGATAAATACAAACGTATAACTGTCCGCTTTGGAAAAGGCATTGCAGGGAAAATCATTTCTAGCGGCAGCCCGATGGAGATGGTTGATTTTCCTAATGATATTATCGGTAAGATTACTGACCATCCAATCATGCTAGCGGAAAAACTAGTATCCACTTACGCAGTCCCATTGTTTTTTAATGCTGTTCCTAAAGGTGTCTTGCTTATTGGTAATAGAGAAAAGCATATTTTTTCTGAGCGGAGTCATGAGCTTGTAAAGGAAAGTGCTCATTTGTTGGAGCAAATCCTAAAAAGCCATATTTTACGTTTATGA
- a CDS encoding PAS domain-containing protein has translation MDKELKHPSNELAYLKLELNKSMQELMDTKFALDESSIVAITDSKGIITYINDQFCRISKYSKEELLGQDHHILNSGYHSKEFFREMWRTIGSGEVWKGEIRNRAKDGSYYWVDTTIVPFLDDKGKPYQYLAIRFEITERKRVEQELQSMMTTIIDVQEEERKRLSRNLHDGIGQNLYSHLITINRLMTEVDHPLIQQMQKEATELIEEIREISWELRPSVLDDLGLVPAIRSFLSRYSENYNIDVYFDCVLNQRLDIGIELTIYRIIQEALTNVRKYAEVSEATVTVRKIDDIIRVMIEDQGCGFDLSEQTHGVGLFSMDERARSVGGELTVSTSPGKGTKIILEVPASVTGKGINRDT, from the coding sequence ATGGATAAGGAATTAAAGCACCCTTCGAACGAGCTAGCCTACCTTAAGTTAGAATTAAACAAGTCGATGCAGGAATTGATGGATACTAAGTTTGCTCTCGATGAATCATCGATTGTTGCAATAACAGATTCTAAAGGGATCATTACATATATAAACGATCAATTTTGCCGAATTTCAAAGTATTCTAAAGAGGAGCTTTTGGGTCAAGATCATCATATTTTAAACTCTGGATACCATTCAAAGGAATTTTTTAGAGAAATGTGGAGAACAATCGGTTCCGGTGAGGTTTGGAAGGGTGAAATTCGAAATAGAGCGAAGGATGGGTCATACTATTGGGTAGACACAACTATTGTTCCATTTTTAGATGATAAGGGTAAACCATATCAATATTTAGCCATTCGTTTTGAAATTACGGAAAGAAAACGTGTAGAACAAGAATTGCAATCCATGATGACGACTATCATAGATGTTCAAGAAGAGGAACGCAAGCGTTTATCACGAAATTTACATGATGGAATTGGACAAAATTTATATAGTCATTTGATTACAATCAACCGTTTAATGACTGAAGTAGACCACCCATTAATCCAACAAATGCAAAAGGAAGCAACAGAACTAATTGAAGAAATTCGAGAAATTTCCTGGGAGCTGCGTCCCTCTGTATTAGATGATCTCGGCCTTGTTCCAGCGATTCGATCCTTCCTTTCACGGTATTCTGAGAACTATAATATTGATGTTTATTTTGACTGTGTGCTGAATCAGCGTCTGGATATTGGTATCGAACTAACCATTTATCGAATTATTCAGGAAGCATTAACAAATGTCCGAAAGTATGCAGAAGTTTCCGAAGCAACTGTGACTGTAAGAAAAATAGACGATATTATTAGGGTAATGATTGAAGACCAGGGGTGCGGATTTGATTTATCTGAACAAACCCATGGAGTTGGTCTGTTTAGTATGGATGAACGGGCACGTTCCGTTGGCGGAGAACTCACCGTTTCTACTTCACCAGGAAAAGGAACGAAAATCATCTTAGAAGTACCGGCTTCTGTTACAGGAAAAGGAATAAATCGTGACACATAA
- a CDS encoding glutamine--tRNA ligase/YqeY domain fusion protein has product MDNHTSNFIKDRMIKDLESGKHNKIITRFPPEPNGYLHIGHAKSIIINFGLADEFNGTTNLRFDDTNPLKEDVEYVNSIKEDVKWLGFEWDNLYFASDYFEEMYSRAVLLIEKGLAYVDDLSADEIREYRGTLTSPGKDSLYRERSIEENLNLFKRMREGEFGNGEKVLRAKIDMSSPNINLRDPVIYRISHSTHHNTGDKWCIYPMYAFAHPLEDAIEDVTHSICTVEFEDQRPLYNWVVEKCEMASQPQQIEFGRLNVTNTVMSKRKLKQLVDEGFVDGWDDPRMPTLSGMRRKGYTPESIRNFVKETGVSKGSGAVDSQMLEHYVREDLKLKAPRTMGVINPLKVVITNYPEGQIELLDAEINPENPEMGMRKIPFSRVIYIEKDDFMEDPPKKYFRLFPGNEVRLKNAYFIKCEEVVKDANGEVVELRCTYDPITKSGTGFTGRKVKGTIHWVEAAHAVPAEFRLFEPLILDKTEEEQDVEEKTFLDHVNPHSLEVLQGYVEPNMKESRPQDKFQFFRHGYFSVDPKLTTIDKLVFNRVVSLKSSFKI; this is encoded by the coding sequence ATGGACAATCATACGTCTAATTTTATAAAAGATAGAATGATCAAAGATTTAGAATCAGGAAAGCACAATAAAATTATTACTCGTTTCCCACCTGAACCAAATGGGTATTTACATATTGGACATGCTAAATCAATTATAATCAACTTTGGCTTAGCAGACGAATTTAACGGAACAACAAATTTACGATTTGATGATACCAATCCATTAAAGGAAGATGTCGAGTATGTAAACTCCATTAAAGAAGATGTAAAATGGCTTGGCTTTGAATGGGATAATTTATACTTTGCATCCGACTATTTCGAGGAAATGTATAGCCGTGCGGTATTATTAATTGAAAAAGGACTTGCCTACGTGGATGACCTATCCGCTGATGAGATACGTGAATATAGGGGTACTCTTACCTCTCCTGGTAAAGATAGTCTCTATCGCGAGCGTTCGATCGAGGAAAATCTTAACTTATTTAAAAGAATGCGTGAGGGCGAATTTGGAAATGGTGAAAAGGTGCTTCGTGCAAAAATTGATATGTCATCACCGAATATTAATTTGCGTGACCCAGTTATTTATCGTATATCCCATTCTACACATCATAATACAGGGGATAAATGGTGTATCTACCCAATGTACGCTTTTGCCCACCCACTTGAAGATGCAATTGAAGATGTGACCCATTCCATCTGCACAGTGGAATTCGAGGATCAGCGTCCTCTTTATAATTGGGTGGTTGAAAAGTGCGAAATGGCGAGTCAGCCTCAGCAAATTGAATTTGGTCGGCTAAATGTAACCAACACAGTCATGAGTAAACGAAAACTAAAACAATTGGTTGATGAAGGATTTGTTGATGGCTGGGATGATCCTAGGATGCCGACCCTTTCTGGTATGAGAAGAAAAGGTTATACCCCGGAATCCATTCGCAATTTCGTCAAGGAAACGGGTGTTTCAAAAGGATCTGGTGCCGTTGATTCACAAATGCTCGAGCATTATGTCCGTGAAGATTTAAAATTAAAAGCACCGCGGACGATGGGTGTTATTAATCCTCTAAAAGTGGTAATCACTAATTATCCTGAGGGTCAAATCGAATTACTTGACGCTGAAATCAATCCAGAAAATCCGGAAATGGGTATGAGGAAAATCCCATTTTCTCGTGTGATCTATATTGAAAAAGACGATTTTATGGAAGATCCACCAAAGAAATATTTCCGTCTCTTCCCCGGCAATGAAGTTCGTTTAAAAAATGCCTATTTCATTAAATGTGAAGAAGTAGTTAAAGATGCAAATGGAGAAGTAGTAGAACTACGCTGTACCTATGACCCTATAACAAAAAGTGGTACCGGTTTTACGGGCCGTAAAGTAAAAGGAACCATTCATTGGGTTGAAGCGGCCCATGCCGTACCTGCTGAATTCCGTTTATTTGAACCACTTATTTTGGATAAAACAGAAGAAGAACAGGACGTGGAGGAGAAAACCTTTCTAGACCATGTGAATCCTCATTCTCTAGAAGTTTTACAAGGCTATGTGGAGCCAAACATGAAGGAAAGCAGACCACAAGATAAATTCCAATTCTTTAGACATGGATATTTTAGTGTAGACCCTAAACTAACTACAATCGATAAGCTTGTTTTCAACCGAGTTGTTTCATTAAAGAGTTCGTTTAAAATTTAA
- a CDS encoding Gfo/Idh/MocA family oxidoreductase, which yields MNFGTVGTGWITTSFIEAAKLSEQFNLVAVYSRTKDKAQKLAHTYNAPAYFSNLEEMAKSDEIEAVYIASPNSLHFEQAITFLKNKKHVICEKPIFSNTAELEEAYRTAEENGVYLFEAIRNIHTPNFEILKEKIHMAGKIRSTILPYIKYSSRYDLLLQGEEPNIFSATYSGGALVDLGVYPLFLAVGLFGEPVKTNYFPVILSSGVDGSGTLVLEYEDFICTILCSKISDSVAPCEIQGEKGTFILEDAAPISEIRFIDSHTKESQIISVVQEEKNMVYECKNIARIIETSNTKEYHELKDLSKIVLRITEEARKQNNIVFASEK from the coding sequence ATAAATTTCGGCACAGTTGGAACAGGGTGGATTACAACCTCCTTTATCGAAGCAGCAAAGCTCAGTGAACAATTTAATCTAGTCGCAGTTTATTCTAGAACAAAGGATAAAGCTCAAAAGTTAGCTCATACATATAACGCACCTGCCTACTTTTCTAATCTTGAGGAAATGGCAAAAAGTGATGAAATCGAGGCAGTCTACATTGCTTCTCCAAATTCTCTGCATTTTGAGCAGGCCATAACCTTTTTGAAAAATAAAAAGCATGTCATTTGCGAAAAGCCGATATTTTCAAATACTGCAGAACTTGAAGAAGCCTACCGGACTGCAGAGGAAAATGGGGTCTATCTATTTGAAGCAATTCGAAATATCCATACTCCGAACTTTGAAATATTAAAGGAAAAGATACATATGGCAGGTAAGATTAGGAGTACGATTTTACCATATATTAAATATTCCTCTCGATATGATTTGCTTTTACAAGGTGAGGAACCCAATATCTTTTCAGCAACCTATTCTGGAGGTGCACTGGTTGATTTAGGCGTGTATCCTCTATTTTTAGCCGTTGGACTTTTCGGTGAACCAGTAAAAACAAACTATTTTCCTGTCATCTTAAGCAGCGGTGTTGATGGAAGCGGAACGCTTGTATTGGAGTATGAGGACTTCATCTGTACCATTCTTTGTTCAAAGATATCCGATTCGGTTGCTCCGTGTGAAATCCAGGGAGAGAAGGGAACTTTTATCCTAGAGGATGCAGCACCGATCTCAGAAATCAGGTTTATTGACAGCCACACAAAAGAGAGCCAAATAATAAGTGTCGTTCAAGAAGAGAAAAACATGGTGTACGAATGTAAAAATATCGCAAGGATTATCGAAACTAGCAATACTAAGGAATACCATGAATTAAAAGATTTGAGTAAAATAGTTCTTCGGATTACTGAAGAGGCAAGGAAACAAAATAATATCGTATTTGCTTCAGAGAAATAA